The genomic stretch CCGTGCCGTCCATCATGATTTCAAGGAGTGCGGAAGCGCTCGATGCAATGTCCATCGCACAAAAATTGAATGCGCGTTGGAACAAAGAGGAACAACAATGAGCAATTTGCCGGATGAACTGCGTGGTGTGATTGTGCAAACGGGCGCAGGGCAATTGCTGTTGCCAAACTCCGTGATTACCGAAGTGCTTTCGTTCTCCGATCCGGATGCCGTCGAAGGCGGCCCGGAATGGCTGCTTGGCTTGATTCGGTGGCGCGGTTGGCAAGTACCCTTGCTGGATTTCGCAGCCTTGGCGGGTGTGCAATCACGCTCGCCTGTGCAATCGCAAGGGGGTCGCCGACGCGTGATCGTGGTGAAGGCGCTGGGCGGCAATCCGCGCATGCCCTATATGGCCATCATGGCTGACGGCTTCCCACGCTTGGTCACAGTGAAAGCTTCAACGCTCGAAGCGCCTGCAGATGCCAATGATTTGGCCGCGTGTATCCGTGCCATTGCCAACTTGAATGATGAAGAAGCCATCATTCCGGATTTGGATCAAGTCGAAGCGAAGTTAACCGCCCTCGCGGCCTAAGCGCTAAGCCAAATCGCCGTAATGCGATTGCAACGCCGCAATCGCAGCGATGCCTGCCGTTTCTGTACGCAACACACGCGGGCCCAACCGTACACCCGCAAAACCTGCGTTCGTCAGCACGCGCATATCGTTTGCTGACCAACCACCTTCGGGTCCCACTGCAATCACACAATCTGTTGCCGACGCGGGCAAGACATCACGCACGACGTGCGTCGCGTCCGGATCAAGAATCAATCGATGTGTGGTGTTCAGCGCGTCGCATGCCAGTCGCAGAGGCACCGGCTCTGACACCGCAGGGATCGCGCTACGCCAGCTTTGCTCGCACGCGGCAACAATCACACCTCGCCAATGTTGAACGCGCTTAACCACGCGCTCACCTTCGAGTTTGACCTCGCTCCGATCGCTAAACACAGGCACGAAGGCGTGAACACCAAGTTCGGTCGACTTCTGCAAGATCAGGTCCATCTTTTCGCCGCGCGCGACGCCTTGCAGCAATGTTATTTGAAAAGGAGATTCGGCAATCCCTTCGCGAATCGCCATCACTTCTATCGTGGTATGGCGCTTATCCAATGCGCGAATCGCAACGTCCGCCTCAACGCCACTGCCGTTGAACACAACGGCGGTGTCACCTTGGCGCATTCTTAAAACGCGCAACCAATGGCCCGCGACGGTTTCGGGCAAGTCAAATGACTTGCCCACAACCAATGCGTGATCGACGAAGGCACGATTCAATCTCACTGTGTCGCCTCCCGAATGGCGTGTGCGGTGACATCGAGCAAAAGATCCAACTCGGATTCTGTGACGCAATAGGGCGGCATCCAATAGAGCACGTCGCCCAACGGTCTTAATACGACACCACGCGACAGCGCCGCACGATAGGCGCGTAATCCAACACGCTTCGCAGGATCAAAACTGCGCGACCAGTCACCGCCAGGTCTCAAATCAAACGCCACCACCATGCCGCACGGACGAATATCTGCAACCGGGTCCAATGAACGCAGTGACTGCGCACGTGCTTGCATTGAAGCCGCGAGCGTCTTGTTACGCCCAATCACGTCATTGTCTTCAAACAGCTTGAGTGAGGCCAATGCCGCAGCACAGACCACCGGGTTACCGGTGTAGCTATGCGAATGTAGAAAGGCGCGTTCGCGACTGTCATCCAAGAACGCTTCATAGACATGTTCAGTGGCTAGGACTGCGGCAAGTGGCAATGCACCGCCCGTCAAGCCCTTCGACACGCACATCAAGTCCGGTTGAATCCCTGCCTGTTCGGCAGCGAACAACGTGCCCGTTCTGCCAAAGCCCGTCGCGATCTCATCCAAGATGAGAAGAACACCATGGCGATCGCAAGCCGCGCGCGCCCGTTGAAGCCAGCGCGGGTGATAGGTCAACATGCCACCGGCGCATTGCAACAGCGGCTCCACAATAACCGCGCATACCTGTGCACCGTTGTCGCGCAAATACGCGTCCAAGGCATCGGCCGCGGCATCCGCTGCTGCGATCTGTTCTGCCTCGGTGGCAAAAGGTGTTCGCACAGGCACCGGCGTGAAATGTGCTTGCGTCAGCAGAGGCGCATACGTCTTTCGGTAGAGCGGAATGTCGCCTACTGACAGGGCGCCCAGCGTTTCACCGTGATAGCCGTTTTCCAAAGCCACAAAGACATTACGCTCAGGCGCGCCGCGATTCACGAACCAGTGATACGCGAGCTTAAGCGCCACTTCCACCGCAGACGAACCGTTGTCCGCATAAAACACGCGATTCAATGGCTTGCGGTCTGCAGACGTCGGTGCGATGTCTATCAAGCGTTCCGCCAATTCAATGGCAGGCGCATGCGTAAAGCCGGCCAACATCACGTGCTCGAGTTGCCCCGCTTGCTGCGCAATGGCGGCTGCAATGGCGGGATGCGCATGGCCATGAATATTGGTCCACCAACTGGAGACCGCGTCCAAATAGCGCTGGCCGTCGGTGCCGATCAACCAAGCGCCGTCGCCGCGCGCTATGGGGATGAGCGGCAAAGTGTCCGGATGTTCGCGCATCTGCGTACAGGGATGCCACACGTGTGCAAGATCACGTGCCACCCAGTCACCATGCTCGGCTATCATCGATCGAGTGCCTGTTGTGCCATTCGGCCATTATCGCCCATAGAAGACAGAGCTTTGAAACGATCCTTGCCCGTGATCCATGAAATCCGCGAACGCGACGAAGGACGTGGGCGCGTCATCGAGGAGATGGATCTCGAATTCAGCAATGGCGAACGCCGCGTGTTTCATCGCGTGCTGGCGCGCGGCGCGCAAGCCGTGTGCGTAGTGCCGCTAATTGACAACGACACCGTCATGCTGGTGCGTGAGTATGCCGCCGGCGTGCATCGCTACGAGCTCGGTTTGGTCGCGGGGCTTGCCAATCCTGGCGAATCCTCCATCGATGCCGCGAATCGCGAAATGATGGAAGAAATCGGTTTCGGCGCACGCAAATTGAAGGTATTGCGCGCGCTGAGTTTGTCACCCAGATTCATGCAGCATGAAATTCAAGTGGTCGTCGCTGCAGACCTCTACGAATCCAAGTTGCCGGGCGATGAGCCCGAACCCTTGGAACGCGTACCGATGAAATGGCGCGACTTGGAATCACATATGTTGCAAGACGACTTTTCCGATGGCCGCAGTTTGGCCGCGCTCTTTATCGTTCGCGCATGGTTGGCCGATGGAGGTCGCTTTGACGCCTGAGCTTCGTGACGCAGTGATCGACATTGCGCAGCAGGCGGGTGACGCGATCATGCAGATTTACGCCACGCCATTCGATGTCGTGCAGAAAACGGACAATT from Lysobacter sp. HDW10 encodes the following:
- a CDS encoding adenosylmethionine--8-amino-7-oxononanoate transaminase, translating into MIAEHGDWVARDLAHVWHPCTQMREHPDTLPLIPIARGDGAWLIGTDGQRYLDAVSSWWTNIHGHAHPAIAAAIAQQAGQLEHVMLAGFTHAPAIELAERLIDIAPTSADRKPLNRVFYADNGSSAVEVALKLAYHWFVNRGAPERNVFVALENGYHGETLGALSVGDIPLYRKTYAPLLTQAHFTPVPVRTPFATEAEQIAAADAAADALDAYLRDNGAQVCAVIVEPLLQCAGGMLTYHPRWLQRARAACDRHGVLLILDEIATGFGRTGTLFAAEQAGIQPDLMCVSKGLTGGALPLAAVLATEHVYEAFLDDSRERAFLHSHSYTGNPVVCAAALASLKLFEDNDVIGRNKTLAASMQARAQSLRSLDPVADIRPCGMVVAFDLRPGGDWSRSFDPAKRVGLRAYRAALSRGVVLRPLGDVLYWMPPYCVTESELDLLLDVTAHAIREATQ
- a CDS encoding 16S rRNA (uracil(1498)-N(3))-methyltransferase, which encodes MRLNRAFVDHALVVGKSFDLPETVAGHWLRVLRMRQGDTAVVFNGSGVEADVAIRALDKRHTTIEVMAIREGIAESPFQITLLQGVARGEKMDLILQKSTELGVHAFVPVFSDRSEVKLEGERVVKRVQHWRGVIVAACEQSWRSAIPAVSEPVPLRLACDALNTTHRLILDPDATHVVRDVLPASATDCVIAVGPEGGWSANDMRVLTNAGFAGVRLGPRVLRTETAGIAAIAALQSHYGDLA
- a CDS encoding chemotaxis protein CheW, whose amino-acid sequence is MSNLPDELRGVIVQTGAGQLLLPNSVITEVLSFSDPDAVEGGPEWLLGLIRWRGWQVPLLDFAALAGVQSRSPVQSQGGRRRVIVVKALGGNPRMPYMAIMADGFPRLVTVKASTLEAPADANDLAACIRAIANLNDEEAIIPDLDQVEAKLTALAA
- the nudE gene encoding ADP compounds hydrolase NudE; this translates as MKRSLPVIHEIRERDEGRGRVIEEMDLEFSNGERRVFHRVLARGAQAVCVVPLIDNDTVMLVREYAAGVHRYELGLVAGLANPGESSIDAANREMMEEIGFGARKLKVLRALSLSPRFMQHEIQVVVAADLYESKLPGDEPEPLERVPMKWRDLESHMLQDDFSDGRSLAALFIVRAWLADGGRFDA